From Zerene cesonia ecotype Mississippi chromosome 13, Zerene_cesonia_1.1, whole genome shotgun sequence, the proteins below share one genomic window:
- the LOC119831061 gene encoding pancreatic triacylglycerol lipase-like isoform X3: MRRLHLTDRHLRVMLWCILLGLQPAFGGILDPFNWARSDRIEVNIPWLPFENETRCYDELGCLNITRSWYHLIHRPFNVFPLPRVVINTRFILYTKKNPTDGQLLNVNVNKTIIKSNFSPRRLTKMIIHGFIDTPLSNWVSEMKDELVKAGDFNVIVVDWAGGSLPLYTQATANTRLVGLEVAHFVNTLQKEHGLNPLDVHIIGHSLGAHTAGYAGEKIQDLGRITGLDPAEPYFQGMPTHVRLDPTDAQLVDVIHTDGKSIFLLDFVFMAGYGMSQPVGHLDFYPNNGKEQPGCDITEGPLIPLTLVKQGLEEASRVLVACNHVRAIKLFTESINGKCPYIGHQCPSYQHFLDGKCFHCGHGCAIMGFHADSSPGLITNKNNQTENEVYPSEEQETIGAKYFLNTGKEQPYCQRHYKISIHLANPKGAESWVQGFLKVTLLSDKGVIRGMDLTPSNYVKLEHGTSYTIVVTHPMDLGGKVRKVELSWEYDMNVLEPRSLCILWCNDRLYVKSVIVDQMELPSRGKRNVDFTSKLCTPKREFAEIPNRGSASFYDNCGR, encoded by the exons ATGCGGCGACTACACCTAACCGACAGACACCTGCGAGTGATGCTGTGGTGTATATTGTTGGGATTACAACCTGCTTTCGGAGGAATCCTTGACCCTTTCAACTGGGCTCGCTCGGACCGCATAGAAGTCAACATACCTTGGCTACCCT TTGAGAACGAAACACGATGTTATGATGAACTGGGTTGTCTCAATATCACACGCAGCTGGTATCACCTTATTCACCGCCCTTTTAATGTATTTCCACTACCGAGAGTCGTGATTAATACGag GTTCATCTTATATACCAAGAAGAACCCCACTGATGGACAACTATTAAATGTCAATGTtaacaaaactataataaaatcaaacttcAGCCCGCGACGTCTAACTAAGATGATTATACACGGTTTTATCGACACACCTTTATCAAACTGG gtCAGTGAGATGAAGGATGAATTAGTAAAAGCTGGAGATTTTAACGTCATCGTAGTAGACTGGGCCGGCGGGAGTCTTCCGCTGTATACCCAAGCTACGGCCAATACTCGTTTAGTTGGACTCGAAGTAGCACATTTTGTCAACACATTGCAG aaGGAACATGGTCTTAATCCTCTCGATGTGCATATCATTGGACACTCACTGGGAGCTCATACCGCTGGTTACGCGGGCGAAAAAATACAg gaTTTGGGAAGAATTACAGGACTCGATCCTGCTGAACCTTACTTTCAAGGAATGCCTACCCATGTGCGCCTCGACCCAACTGATGCACAACTAGTCGACGTCATACATACAGATGGAAAAAGCATTTTCCTTTTAg ATTTTGTGTTTATGGCAGGATATGGAATGTCACAACCAGTTGGACATTTGGATTTCTATCCAAACAATGGAAAGGAACAACCCGGTTGTGATATAACTGAGGGACCCTTGATACCACTCACGTTGGTCAAACAAGGACTTGAAGAGGCCTCTCGCGTACTCGTAGCTTGCAATCACGTCCGGGCTATAAAGCTCTTTACAGAATCAATCAATGGAAAATGTCCATATATAG GTCATCAATGTCCATCATATCAACATTTTCTTGACGGCAAGTGCTTTCACTGTGGACACGGATGCGCAATAATGGG ATTCCATGCAGATAGCTCACCTGGACTAATCACAAACAAGAACAATCAAACAGAAAATGAAGTTTATCCGTCTGAGGAGCAAGAAACAATTGGTGCGAAATATTTCCTCAACACTGGCAAGGAGCAACCATACTGTC aAAGACACTATAAAATCTCCATACATTTGGCTAATCCAAAAGGCGCTGAATCGTGGGTACAG GGATTTTTGAAAGTGACTTTATTAAGTGACAAAGGTGTCATCAGAGGAATGGATCTTACACCTAGCAATTACGTCAA ATTGGAACATGGCACTTCTTATACTATTGTGGTAACACATCCTATGGATTTAGGCGGCAAAGTTCGAaaa GTAGAGCTATCGTGGGAGTACGACATGAATGTACTAGAACCACGATCTTTGTGTATATTGTGGTGTAATGACCGGCTTTACGTGAAGTCTGTTATCGTCGATCAAATGGAGCTTCCTAGTAGAGG GAAGCGTAACGTGGACTTCACAAGCAAGCTGTGCACACCAAAGCGAGAATTTGCTGAGATCCCTAACAGGGGTTCTGCTAGTTTCTATGACAACTGCGGCAGGTAG
- the LOC119831061 gene encoding pancreatic triacylglycerol lipase-like isoform X1 — MYSMGWTINAAILIYTMRRLHLTDRHLRVMLWCILLGLQPAFGGILDPFNWARSDRIEVNIPWLPFENETRCYDELGCLNITRSWYHLIHRPFNVFPLPRVVINTRFILYTKKNPTDGQLLNVNVNKTIIKSNFSPRRLTKMIIHGFIDTPLSNWVSEMKDELVKAGDFNVIVVDWAGGSLPLYTQATANTRLVGLEVAHFVNTLQKEHGLNPLDVHIIGHSLGAHTAGYAGEKIQDLGRITGLDPAEPYFQGMPTHVRLDPTDAQLVDVIHTDGKSIFLLDFVFMAGYGMSQPVGHLDFYPNNGKEQPGCDITEGPLIPLTLVKQGLEEASRVLVACNHVRAIKLFTESINGKCPYIGHQCPSYQHFLDGKCFHCGHGCAIMGFHADSSPGLITNKNNQTENEVYPSEEQETIGAKYFLNTGKEQPYCQRHYKISIHLANPKGAESWVQGFLKVTLLSDKGVIRGMDLTPSNYVKLEHGTSYTIVVTHPMDLGGKVRKVELSWEYDMNVLEPRSLCILWCNDRLYVKSVIVDQMELPSRGKRNVDFTSKLCTPKREFAEIPNRGSASFYDNCGR, encoded by the exons ATGTACTCGATGGGTTGGACTATAAATGCAGCGATCCttat ATATACCATGCGGCGACTACACCTAACCGACAGACACCTGCGAGTGATGCTGTGGTGTATATTGTTGGGATTACAACCTGCTTTCGGAGGAATCCTTGACCCTTTCAACTGGGCTCGCTCGGACCGCATAGAAGTCAACATACCTTGGCTACCCT TTGAGAACGAAACACGATGTTATGATGAACTGGGTTGTCTCAATATCACACGCAGCTGGTATCACCTTATTCACCGCCCTTTTAATGTATTTCCACTACCGAGAGTCGTGATTAATACGag GTTCATCTTATATACCAAGAAGAACCCCACTGATGGACAACTATTAAATGTCAATGTtaacaaaactataataaaatcaaacttcAGCCCGCGACGTCTAACTAAGATGATTATACACGGTTTTATCGACACACCTTTATCAAACTGG gtCAGTGAGATGAAGGATGAATTAGTAAAAGCTGGAGATTTTAACGTCATCGTAGTAGACTGGGCCGGCGGGAGTCTTCCGCTGTATACCCAAGCTACGGCCAATACTCGTTTAGTTGGACTCGAAGTAGCACATTTTGTCAACACATTGCAG aaGGAACATGGTCTTAATCCTCTCGATGTGCATATCATTGGACACTCACTGGGAGCTCATACCGCTGGTTACGCGGGCGAAAAAATACAg gaTTTGGGAAGAATTACAGGACTCGATCCTGCTGAACCTTACTTTCAAGGAATGCCTACCCATGTGCGCCTCGACCCAACTGATGCACAACTAGTCGACGTCATACATACAGATGGAAAAAGCATTTTCCTTTTAg ATTTTGTGTTTATGGCAGGATATGGAATGTCACAACCAGTTGGACATTTGGATTTCTATCCAAACAATGGAAAGGAACAACCCGGTTGTGATATAACTGAGGGACCCTTGATACCACTCACGTTGGTCAAACAAGGACTTGAAGAGGCCTCTCGCGTACTCGTAGCTTGCAATCACGTCCGGGCTATAAAGCTCTTTACAGAATCAATCAATGGAAAATGTCCATATATAG GTCATCAATGTCCATCATATCAACATTTTCTTGACGGCAAGTGCTTTCACTGTGGACACGGATGCGCAATAATGGG ATTCCATGCAGATAGCTCACCTGGACTAATCACAAACAAGAACAATCAAACAGAAAATGAAGTTTATCCGTCTGAGGAGCAAGAAACAATTGGTGCGAAATATTTCCTCAACACTGGCAAGGAGCAACCATACTGTC aAAGACACTATAAAATCTCCATACATTTGGCTAATCCAAAAGGCGCTGAATCGTGGGTACAG GGATTTTTGAAAGTGACTTTATTAAGTGACAAAGGTGTCATCAGAGGAATGGATCTTACACCTAGCAATTACGTCAA ATTGGAACATGGCACTTCTTATACTATTGTGGTAACACATCCTATGGATTTAGGCGGCAAAGTTCGAaaa GTAGAGCTATCGTGGGAGTACGACATGAATGTACTAGAACCACGATCTTTGTGTATATTGTGGTGTAATGACCGGCTTTACGTGAAGTCTGTTATCGTCGATCAAATGGAGCTTCCTAGTAGAGG GAAGCGTAACGTGGACTTCACAAGCAAGCTGTGCACACCAAAGCGAGAATTTGCTGAGATCCCTAACAGGGGTTCTGCTAGTTTCTATGACAACTGCGGCAGGTAG
- the LOC119831061 gene encoding pancreatic triacylglycerol lipase-like isoform X2 — MYSMGWTINAAILIYTMRRLHLTDRHLRVMLWCILLGLQPAFGGILDPFNWARSDRIEVNIPWLPFENETRCYDELGCLNITRSWYHLIHRPFNVFPLPRVVINTRFILYTKKNPTDGQLLNVNVNKTIIKSNFSPRRLTKMIIHGFIDTPLSNWVSEMKDELVKAGDFNVIVVDWAGGSLPLYTQATANTRLVGLEVAHFVNTLQKEHGLNPLDVHIIGHSLGAHTAGYAGEKIQDLGRITGLDPAEPYFQGMPTHVRLDPTDAQLVDVIHTDGKSIFLLGYGMSQPVGHLDFYPNNGKEQPGCDITEGPLIPLTLVKQGLEEASRVLVACNHVRAIKLFTESINGKCPYIGHQCPSYQHFLDGKCFHCGHGCAIMGFHADSSPGLITNKNNQTENEVYPSEEQETIGAKYFLNTGKEQPYCQRHYKISIHLANPKGAESWVQGFLKVTLLSDKGVIRGMDLTPSNYVKLEHGTSYTIVVTHPMDLGGKVRKVELSWEYDMNVLEPRSLCILWCNDRLYVKSVIVDQMELPSRGKRNVDFTSKLCTPKREFAEIPNRGSASFYDNCGR, encoded by the exons ATGTACTCGATGGGTTGGACTATAAATGCAGCGATCCttat ATATACCATGCGGCGACTACACCTAACCGACAGACACCTGCGAGTGATGCTGTGGTGTATATTGTTGGGATTACAACCTGCTTTCGGAGGAATCCTTGACCCTTTCAACTGGGCTCGCTCGGACCGCATAGAAGTCAACATACCTTGGCTACCCT TTGAGAACGAAACACGATGTTATGATGAACTGGGTTGTCTCAATATCACACGCAGCTGGTATCACCTTATTCACCGCCCTTTTAATGTATTTCCACTACCGAGAGTCGTGATTAATACGag GTTCATCTTATATACCAAGAAGAACCCCACTGATGGACAACTATTAAATGTCAATGTtaacaaaactataataaaatcaaacttcAGCCCGCGACGTCTAACTAAGATGATTATACACGGTTTTATCGACACACCTTTATCAAACTGG gtCAGTGAGATGAAGGATGAATTAGTAAAAGCTGGAGATTTTAACGTCATCGTAGTAGACTGGGCCGGCGGGAGTCTTCCGCTGTATACCCAAGCTACGGCCAATACTCGTTTAGTTGGACTCGAAGTAGCACATTTTGTCAACACATTGCAG aaGGAACATGGTCTTAATCCTCTCGATGTGCATATCATTGGACACTCACTGGGAGCTCATACCGCTGGTTACGCGGGCGAAAAAATACAg gaTTTGGGAAGAATTACAGGACTCGATCCTGCTGAACCTTACTTTCAAGGAATGCCTACCCATGTGCGCCTCGACCCAACTGATGCACAACTAGTCGACGTCATACATACAGATGGAAAAAGCATTTTCCTTTTAg GATATGGAATGTCACAACCAGTTGGACATTTGGATTTCTATCCAAACAATGGAAAGGAACAACCCGGTTGTGATATAACTGAGGGACCCTTGATACCACTCACGTTGGTCAAACAAGGACTTGAAGAGGCCTCTCGCGTACTCGTAGCTTGCAATCACGTCCGGGCTATAAAGCTCTTTACAGAATCAATCAATGGAAAATGTCCATATATAG GTCATCAATGTCCATCATATCAACATTTTCTTGACGGCAAGTGCTTTCACTGTGGACACGGATGCGCAATAATGGG ATTCCATGCAGATAGCTCACCTGGACTAATCACAAACAAGAACAATCAAACAGAAAATGAAGTTTATCCGTCTGAGGAGCAAGAAACAATTGGTGCGAAATATTTCCTCAACACTGGCAAGGAGCAACCATACTGTC aAAGACACTATAAAATCTCCATACATTTGGCTAATCCAAAAGGCGCTGAATCGTGGGTACAG GGATTTTTGAAAGTGACTTTATTAAGTGACAAAGGTGTCATCAGAGGAATGGATCTTACACCTAGCAATTACGTCAA ATTGGAACATGGCACTTCTTATACTATTGTGGTAACACATCCTATGGATTTAGGCGGCAAAGTTCGAaaa GTAGAGCTATCGTGGGAGTACGACATGAATGTACTAGAACCACGATCTTTGTGTATATTGTGGTGTAATGACCGGCTTTACGTGAAGTCTGTTATCGTCGATCAAATGGAGCTTCCTAGTAGAGG GAAGCGTAACGTGGACTTCACAAGCAAGCTGTGCACACCAAAGCGAGAATTTGCTGAGATCCCTAACAGGGGTTCTGCTAGTTTCTATGACAACTGCGGCAGGTAG